The following proteins are encoded in a genomic region of Sorangiineae bacterium MSr12523:
- the eno gene encoding phosphopyruvate hydratase, whose amino-acid sequence MSEISAVFAREILDSRGNPTVEVEVQTESGRGRAAVPSGASTGEHEAIELRDGDKARYLGKGVLQAVRNVNQTLGPAIIGLDSLDQPAIDKVLLQADGTANKSKLGANALLGVSMAVARAAADVVGLPLWRYLGGLNARVLPTPLMNIVNGGQHADNGLEIQEFMIVPAGLPTFEEALRAGTEVFHTLKGILKKRNLTTAVGDEGGFAPRLESNEEAIGVIVQAIEGAGYAPGKDIFLALDCAASEFYDKKAGKYTFDKKAVSSDELIGIYEKLTKTYPIVSIEDGLAEDDWDAWKKLTERVGNRVQLVGDDLFVTNVERLKRGIDGGYANAILIKLNQIGTLTETLDTIRLATAAKYRSIISHRSGETEDTFIADLAVATNAGQIKTGSLSRSDRIAKYNQLLRIGFELGAGAAFAGRDPFKS is encoded by the coding sequence ATGAGCGAAATTTCAGCAGTTTTTGCGCGAGAAATCCTTGATTCGCGCGGCAATCCCACGGTCGAAGTCGAAGTACAAACCGAGAGCGGCCGCGGTCGCGCTGCGGTCCCGAGCGGTGCCTCGACCGGTGAGCACGAGGCCATCGAGCTGCGCGACGGCGACAAGGCGCGCTACCTCGGCAAGGGCGTGCTTCAGGCGGTTCGCAACGTCAATCAGACGCTCGGCCCGGCCATCATCGGGCTCGACTCGCTCGACCAACCGGCCATCGACAAGGTGCTTCTGCAGGCCGACGGCACGGCCAACAAGTCGAAGCTCGGCGCCAACGCGCTGCTCGGCGTGTCCATGGCCGTGGCGCGCGCCGCCGCCGATGTGGTCGGCCTTCCGCTCTGGCGTTACCTCGGCGGTCTCAATGCGCGCGTGCTCCCCACGCCGCTGATGAACATCGTCAACGGCGGGCAGCACGCCGACAACGGGCTCGAGATTCAGGAGTTCATGATCGTGCCCGCCGGCCTTCCCACCTTCGAGGAAGCGCTGCGCGCCGGAACGGAAGTGTTCCACACGCTCAAGGGCATTCTGAAGAAGCGCAACCTGACGACGGCCGTCGGCGACGAGGGCGGCTTCGCCCCGCGCCTCGAGTCGAACGAAGAGGCCATCGGCGTCATCGTTCAGGCGATCGAGGGCGCCGGCTACGCGCCGGGCAAGGACATTTTCCTGGCGCTCGATTGCGCGGCCAGCGAATTTTACGACAAGAAGGCCGGCAAATACACCTTCGACAAGAAGGCCGTTTCGTCCGACGAGCTGATTGGCATCTACGAGAAGCTCACCAAGACGTACCCCATCGTGTCGATCGAAGACGGCCTCGCCGAAGACGATTGGGACGCCTGGAAGAAGCTCACCGAGCGCGTTGGCAATCGCGTGCAGCTCGTGGGCGACGACCTGTTCGTCACCAACGTGGAGCGTCTGAAGCGCGGCATCGACGGTGGCTACGCCAACGCGATCCTCATCAAGCTGAATCAAATCGGCACCCTCACCGAGACGCTCGACACGATCCGCCTCGCGACCGCCGCGAAGTACCGCTCGATCATCAGCCACCGCTCGGGCGAAACCGAGGACACCTTCATCGCCGACCTCGCGGTGGCGACGAACGCTGGCCAGATCAAGACGGGCAGCCTGTCGCGTTCGGACCGGATTGCGAAGTACAATCAGCTCCTTCGCATCGGCTTCGAACTGGGCGCCGGCGCCGCCTTCGCAGGCCGCGATCCCTTCAAGTCGTAA
- a CDS encoding ATP-dependent DNA helicase — MRVADVMGPGTALSRALGGYEPREGQLRMAQAVERALEIERPLFVEAGTGTGKTLAYLIPAALSGKKVIISTGTRALQDQIMSKDLPLVAQVLAPHGIRFRSAMMKGLSNYLCRRRFQELRETEAHRFALEMDLVHIEKWVPGSRTGDRVELSMLPDDSRAWFAVQSSTDTRIGKGCPYNDDCFVTQMKQEAEEADVVVVNHHLFFADLALRRGMAGSQLGGGRRADMASVIPAYDAVIFDEAHQLEDVATTFFGVRASSARVDALVRDALRTLTAAGRGEARGMLDRVEHAAHAFFRALPASRTAAGDLESRRPLTGQELEGPTYELFLKLLAAVDALATYADLFAREESIALIARRAGDLKRDLQQIVEGARAIGRGNPEDDEDPQALRNVAWVETREKSVAIGSSPVHVGGLLRGALFDRVSAVICTSATLATAGGFHFAKARLGATPDAEELVVASPFDYGSRAGFYVARDLPEPTNPAFEAAAAERIIELVEMTKGGAFVLATSNRAMKNLCGILRGRLREPILLQGEAPKQILLARFRELGNAVLVATMSFWEGVDVPGHALRLVVLDKIPFAVPTDPLVASRSAEVERQGGNPFSQYSVPAAAILLKQGFGRLLRTRKDGGVIALLDRRATTKGYGRMLLSSLPPARRLGTMDDVRAFWRELALLE, encoded by the coding sequence ATGCGAGTTGCGGATGTCATGGGGCCGGGAACGGCCCTCAGCCGGGCCTTGGGTGGCTACGAGCCGCGCGAAGGGCAACTTCGCATGGCGCAGGCGGTCGAACGCGCCCTGGAAATCGAGCGCCCGCTGTTCGTCGAGGCGGGCACCGGTACGGGGAAGACGCTCGCCTACCTCATTCCCGCCGCCCTGAGCGGCAAAAAGGTGATCATCTCCACCGGCACCCGCGCCCTGCAGGACCAAATCATGTCCAAGGATCTGCCGCTGGTGGCGCAAGTGCTCGCGCCGCACGGCATCCGATTCCGCTCGGCCATGATGAAGGGCTTATCGAATTATTTATGCCGCCGCCGCTTCCAGGAGCTGCGTGAAACCGAGGCCCACCGCTTCGCCCTCGAAATGGACCTGGTGCACATCGAAAAATGGGTGCCGGGCAGCCGCACCGGCGACCGGGTCGAGCTTTCGATGCTCCCCGACGACTCCCGCGCCTGGTTTGCCGTGCAGTCCTCGACGGATACGCGCATCGGCAAAGGTTGCCCCTACAACGATGACTGCTTCGTCACCCAGATGAAGCAAGAGGCGGAGGAGGCGGACGTGGTGGTGGTGAATCATCACCTCTTTTTCGCGGATCTCGCCCTGCGCCGCGGGATGGCGGGCTCTCAATTGGGAGGCGGGAGGCGCGCGGACATGGCCAGCGTCATCCCCGCGTACGATGCGGTGATCTTCGACGAAGCCCACCAGCTCGAGGACGTGGCGACCACGTTTTTCGGCGTGCGTGCCTCCAGCGCGCGCGTGGATGCTCTGGTGCGTGACGCGCTGCGGACGCTGACGGCGGCCGGGCGAGGGGAGGCCCGCGGCATGCTCGACCGCGTGGAGCATGCGGCCCATGCATTTTTCCGTGCTCTCCCCGCGTCGAGAACCGCGGCGGGCGATCTGGAATCGCGACGGCCGCTCACCGGGCAGGAGCTCGAGGGGCCCACCTACGAGCTTTTCCTGAAGCTTCTCGCGGCCGTGGATGCCCTTGCCACGTACGCGGACTTGTTCGCGCGCGAGGAGTCGATTGCGCTGATCGCGCGCAGGGCGGGGGATTTGAAGCGCGATCTGCAGCAGATCGTCGAGGGCGCGCGCGCCATCGGTCGCGGCAATCCCGAGGATGACGAAGATCCGCAGGCCCTTCGCAACGTCGCGTGGGTCGAGACGCGCGAGAAGTCCGTGGCGATCGGCTCGAGCCCCGTGCACGTGGGCGGTTTGCTGCGCGGGGCGCTTTTCGACCGCGTCTCGGCGGTGATCTGCACCAGTGCCACCCTGGCGACGGCCGGCGGGTTTCACTTTGCGAAGGCGCGGCTCGGGGCGACGCCGGACGCCGAGGAGCTCGTCGTGGCCTCGCCCTTCGACTACGGCTCGCGGGCGGGTTTCTACGTCGCGCGCGATCTGCCCGAGCCGACGAATCCGGCCTTCGAGGCGGCGGCCGCGGAGCGCATCATCGAGCTCGTCGAGATGACCAAGGGCGGGGCCTTCGTGCTGGCCACCTCGAACCGGGCGATGAAGAACCTGTGCGGCATCCTGCGCGGACGCCTCCGCGAGCCCATCTTGCTTCAGGGCGAGGCGCCCAAGCAGATCCTGCTCGCACGGTTTCGCGAGCTTGGAAACGCCGTGCTCGTCGCCACGATGAGCTTTTGGGAAGGCGTGGACGTGCCCGGCCATGCGCTGCGGCTGGTCGTGCTGGACAAGATTCCCTTTGCGGTGCCAACCGACCCTTTGGTGGCATCGCGCTCGGCCGAGGTGGAGCGCCAAGGCGGGAATCCATTCTCGCAATATTCCGTTCCCGCCGCGGCGATCTTGCTCAAGCAGGGCTTTGGCCGGCTCCTGCGTACGCGGAAAGATGGCGGCGTCATCGCGCTCCTCGATCGCCGTGCGACCACCAAGGGCTACGGGCGCATGCTCCTCTCGAGTCTCCCACCGGCGCGACGGCTCGGAACCATGGATGACGTGCGCGCATTTTGGCGCGAACTCGCGCTTCTGGAGTGA
- a CDS encoding tetratricopeptide repeat protein: MHSQRPPSAQRSPARRAPDRTTEPADASTGAPRAPEGLELRLAIGKGGLGLELGRPFSMGVLEIMELVIALPTVRFPLDVSGGVSRFRHRRGTLDRISVELPSQRLRRWAAGRLRGLIGIGPCEVWVGVEKYGASFALSSEIAILAFSVTVAVTGEDASLMVTRARGTGLPAPATAMAISAVEALVGNFARREGARFIVPKAVTKVVRALLPEAGVRAPGTADVSITSIAAAHDAWIVHASAHPVAAEPTEVATRAMEAVAITRAADEARLEKNYEGARALDLLSLERAPRHPEIASRIAEIDAFVGGRAEAALATIAEVEREEGRGSHLDFLRAELLAETGDVRGAIAAFERAGEHETAPVLAARAFERAAELTRDPLEAAGWLDRAVAHAPAVPRIRWARVRRRLALGRTQDARADVEHLEAQASGPRARYDVWWRAGAAWQDLGLIADAAPLFERALRFVPDDAHALAGLGRALVARGKTARGVALLTRAIDLREAAGEDAAGLHIDLAKALAEKLDDRPAAIVHVRQVRPSGQAGQAGQAGQARQGARDAVEARALEGRWRAELGDVAGASLAFARLRDHAETLPPGDRDAHEPTAAFLLEAAIFEREVLHDSLAAQRHLAAALRLCPNHSAIVSAYRAVGAEIAGIPLPPPAPPSVLGESSDGFSPDEFANMEGLSMARLPPSPPSIMNIGLGTGEHGNDAQEAEDEARVEELTRQLQADPTRDDVVDELVERLLRLGRSHELFALLSARLEDATPERRIALVPKQRDVLTRLEADARARGQDLEAQLFASARDALS; encoded by the coding sequence GTGCATTCCCAGCGGCCGCCCTCAGCGCAACGAAGTCCAGCGCGTCGCGCCCCGGATCGGACCACCGAACCGGCGGACGCGTCCACTGGAGCGCCGCGCGCGCCGGAGGGGCTCGAGCTGCGGCTGGCCATCGGCAAAGGCGGGCTCGGGTTGGAGCTGGGGCGGCCTTTTTCGATGGGGGTGCTCGAGATCATGGAGCTGGTGATTGCGCTCCCCACGGTGCGCTTTCCCCTCGATGTATCCGGCGGGGTGTCCCGCTTTCGGCACCGGCGCGGGACGTTGGACCGCATCAGCGTGGAGCTTCCGTCCCAGCGGCTTCGGCGGTGGGCGGCGGGGCGCCTGCGCGGCCTCATCGGGATCGGGCCCTGCGAGGTGTGGGTCGGGGTGGAAAAATACGGGGCATCGTTCGCCCTTTCGTCGGAGATTGCCATTTTAGCGTTCTCGGTGACGGTCGCCGTGACCGGGGAGGACGCATCGCTGATGGTGACGCGGGCGCGCGGCACGGGGCTTCCGGCGCCGGCCACGGCCATGGCCATTTCGGCGGTGGAGGCGCTGGTTGGCAATTTTGCACGGCGCGAAGGGGCCCGCTTCATCGTGCCGAAGGCCGTGACCAAAGTGGTGCGCGCGCTGCTTCCCGAGGCGGGTGTGCGCGCGCCGGGAACCGCGGACGTGAGCATCACGTCAATCGCGGCGGCGCACGATGCGTGGATTGTGCATGCATCGGCGCATCCCGTGGCCGCGGAGCCCACGGAGGTGGCGACGCGCGCGATGGAGGCCGTGGCCATTACGCGGGCGGCCGACGAGGCGCGCCTCGAGAAGAACTACGAGGGCGCTCGGGCGCTGGACCTTTTGTCGCTGGAGCGGGCACCACGTCACCCCGAGATTGCCTCGCGCATCGCCGAGATCGACGCGTTCGTGGGCGGGCGCGCCGAGGCGGCCCTGGCGACCATTGCGGAAGTGGAGCGCGAGGAGGGGCGCGGCTCGCATCTCGATTTTCTGCGCGCCGAATTGCTCGCCGAGACCGGGGACGTGCGCGGCGCGATTGCGGCGTTCGAGCGCGCCGGCGAGCACGAGACGGCGCCGGTTCTCGCGGCGCGGGCCTTCGAGCGCGCCGCGGAGCTGACGCGCGATCCGCTGGAGGCCGCGGGCTGGCTCGATCGGGCGGTGGCGCATGCGCCCGCGGTGCCGCGGATCCGCTGGGCGCGTGTGCGGCGGCGTCTCGCCCTGGGGCGCACGCAAGACGCGCGCGCGGACGTGGAGCACCTGGAAGCGCAGGCCAGCGGACCGCGTGCCCGGTACGATGTGTGGTGGCGCGCGGGGGCGGCCTGGCAGGATCTGGGGTTGATCGCGGACGCGGCACCGCTGTTCGAGCGCGCGCTGCGCTTCGTTCCGGACGACGCGCACGCGCTGGCCGGGCTGGGGCGCGCGCTGGTGGCACGCGGCAAGACGGCACGCGGGGTGGCGCTTCTCACGCGTGCGATCGATCTGCGCGAGGCCGCCGGAGAGGACGCAGCCGGGCTGCACATCGATTTGGCCAAGGCGCTCGCGGAGAAGCTGGACGATCGGCCCGCGGCCATCGTGCACGTGCGGCAAGTGCGACCGTCGGGACAGGCCGGACAGGCCGGACAGGCCGGACAAGCGCGGCAGGGCGCCCGCGATGCCGTGGAGGCGCGCGCGCTCGAAGGGCGCTGGCGCGCGGAGCTGGGCGACGTGGCCGGCGCATCGCTCGCGTTCGCGCGGCTGCGCGATCACGCGGAGACATTGCCGCCGGGCGACCGTGATGCGCACGAGCCCACGGCCGCGTTTCTCCTGGAGGCAGCGATTTTCGAGCGGGAGGTGCTGCACGATTCGCTGGCGGCGCAGCGGCACTTGGCGGCGGCGTTGCGCCTTTGCCCGAATCACTCGGCCATCGTGTCGGCGTACCGCGCGGTGGGCGCGGAGATCGCAGGCATCCCGCTGCCGCCGCCCGCGCCTCCGTCGGTGCTCGGTGAGTCGTCGGACGGGTTCTCGCCGGACGAATTCGCAAACATGGAGGGCCTGTCGATGGCGCGGCTGCCGCCGTCGCCGCCGTCCATCATGAACATCGGCCTGGGCACGGGCGAACACGGCAACGACGCGCAAGAAGCCGAGGACGAAGCGCGGGTCGAGGAGCTCACGCGGCAGCTGCAGGCCGATCCCACGCGCGACGACGTCGTGGACGAATTGGTGGAGCGCCTTCTACGACTCGGGCGGAGCCACGAGCTTTTCGCGCTCCTCAGCGCACGCCTCGAGGACGCCACGCCGGAGCGCCGCATCGCGCTCGTACCGAAGCAGCGCGACGTGCTCACGCGCCTCGAGGCCGATGCACGCGCACGCGGGCAAGATTTGGAAGCGCAGCTTTTCGCCAGCGCCCGCGATGCGCTCTCTTGA
- a CDS encoding TerB family tellurite resistance protein, whose amino-acid sequence MSSEDKIHLLAKIARTKGRLAEEPPSTRVLVGAPTSPGSILILAAASYGAKPAEDATVPTGFDPVAVALFESIVEGAYLVASADGVVDDEERRTLERVVTAACGGTVAPKHVAELIAELEAWLKEEGLERRIAAVATQITRKSHAREVLRIAALLGQVSHDVSQVERDVLTRLAVACGLQPGDVDVALREVADSLAEAAS is encoded by the coding sequence ATGTCGAGCGAAGACAAGATTCACCTGCTCGCGAAGATCGCGCGCACGAAAGGGCGCCTGGCGGAGGAGCCTCCGAGCACGCGTGTGCTCGTGGGGGCGCCGACGTCACCCGGGTCGATTCTCATCTTGGCGGCGGCGTCGTATGGAGCCAAGCCGGCGGAGGATGCGACCGTGCCGACGGGGTTCGACCCCGTGGCAGTCGCGCTGTTCGAGTCCATCGTCGAAGGCGCCTACTTGGTGGCATCGGCCGACGGCGTGGTGGACGACGAGGAACGGCGCACGTTGGAACGGGTTGTCACGGCCGCTTGCGGCGGCACCGTGGCGCCGAAGCACGTGGCGGAGCTCATTGCCGAGCTCGAGGCATGGCTCAAGGAAGAAGGCCTCGAGCGGCGCATTGCTGCGGTGGCCACGCAGATCACGCGAAAGAGCCATGCGCGCGAAGTCTTGCGCATTGCAGCCCTGCTCGGTCAGGTGAGTCACGACGTAAGCCAGGTCGAGCGCGACGTGCTCACGCGGCTTGCCGTGGCGTGCGGCCTTCAGCCGGGTGACGTGGACGTTGCCCTGCGCGAAGTCGCCGATTCGCTCGCCGAAGCGGCGTCGTAG